Part of the Kamptonema formosum PCC 6407 genome, GCGATTTGCCCGGAACAAAACCCGATGGTAGCAATCAGTATACCTTGACTGATTTACTTTACTATGTAAGCGATGTGCCGGGGATTGAACGGATTCGTTTTGCAACTAGCCACCCGCGTTATTTCACGGAAAGGTTAATTAAAGCTTGTGCAGAATTGCCCCAGGTATGCGAACATTTTCACATTCCCTTTCAATCGGGGGATAATGACATTTTAAAGGCGATGGCGCGGGGTTATACTCAGGAAAAATATCGCCGGATTATTGAGACAATTCGTCAATATATGCCGGATGCTTCAATTAGCGCTGATGCGATTGTTGGTTTTCCTGGGGAAAGCGAAGCACAGTTTGAAAAGACGCTGAACCTAGTAGTTGATATGCGGTTTGATTTGGTGAATACGGCGGCTTATTCGCCTCGGCCTGGAACTCCAGCAGCTTTGTGGGATACCCAGTTAAGCGAGGAGGTAAAGGCTGATAGGTTACAACGTTTAAATCATGTGGTTACTCAGACGGCAATGGAACGTTCGCAGCGCTATCTGGGACGTATTGAAGAAGTGCTAGTAGAAGACCAAAACCAGAAAGATGCAACTCAAGTTATGGGTCGAGGACGTGGCAACCGTCTGACATTTTTACGGGGAAATATTGAGGAGTTAAGGGGTCAGCTAGTGCAGGTAAAAATCACTGATGTTCGTGCCTTCAGTTTGACTGGCGATCTCTGGTATAATGGCTCAGTTTCATAATTTGCAATTATAGGTTCTAAAATGAAGGGATTAAAACCAGTTAATGTTGACCAGTACAGTCAAGTTAAAAAGTTGCTTGGCTTAATGCTAATTTCGGGAGTTTTAGGGATTAGCTTTTTTGGTTGTGCTCAACCAACTCCTGAAGCTAATGAACCGGCAGTAACTCCAAAACCAACGGCAAGTGCAACTCCGCAACCTAATTCTACAACTCCTACATCTCAAGCGAATCAAACAACTGTAACTCCAAAACCAACGGCAAGTGCAACTCCAAAACCTAGTCCCACAACTCCTACATCTCAAGTTAATCAAGTACCTCAATCTGAGTTACCAAAGCCTAATGCACAAGGAGACTATCAAAGAACATCTCATAAATATTGGCAAATTGTCGATCCAAGTGGCAAAGGTGTTACTTGCCGAATGGGAAAATCTTCGATTGAACAAATACAAACTCCTGGTAACTCTGTGGTCTTAGATATTCCTAACTGGCCTGTAATTGGCACTTTTAAACAGGGGCAAAATTTTGAGATTAACTCTGGCCCGGCAGGATTTGGCGTATTGCTTGACAATAACAAACAACCCTGGATTTACGTAGAAAAAAGCTCGGTTCAAGGTGCCCCTAGTAAATGTTTTGTTCGGGCTAATAGCAGTTCTGTCAAACCAGTGCAGAAGTCATAGCTAGGGGCTAGGGACTAGGGGCTAGGGGCTAGGGAAGAGAGAAGAGGGAAAAGCTTACGACCTAATGGTTAGAGTCGATAGGAGCGTTGCCACTCCTACCTCTCCTTCAGAACCGGACGTGATACTTTCGCATCATCCGGCTCCTTGATAATTCCACCTTATTGATGTTCCCTTTTCCCCTCTTTCTTGCCCAGGCTCTTAGCTTTTGCCATGTCAGGTCGTCAACCTTTGAGAAGGTGTCCTTACTAACGACTGTCGAGTAATAGTTTGACCATCCCCTAATGATTGGATTGAGCTTACTGATTAAAGCAGCTTGAGGGGGGGTTTTGTGGGTGTCTATTACTTCAGCAATCTTGGCTAGATGAGTCTTAACCTTGGTTGAGGCGATGGCACGCCATCGAACTCACGTTCTTTTAGGTGCTATCTATTCTGCGATGGAGGTTATGTTCACACGATTTATAGAAACCTAAGCTATAAATCCTATCCATTTACCTTTTGGTCAGAGCCTATCAGCCTAATTTGGCTCTTTTTCGTATAACGCAGTTTAAGCGATAGTTCACTTTCGTTCACCATTAGGGAACTCCCTCTAGCACTTGTCCGCCTTAGACTGGCGGTTTCCGTTACCAACGCGAGTCTGCACTCCGACTATTTCGTTACCTACTGGGTCGTGACCGGACTTGCTTTGAGTCTTTTACGTGAGGGTAAGGGGTGTGAATCCCTTAGCGGAGGCGGCTCCGCATACTAAACGACCATTTCAGGTCGCGCTGGGTTAAACGAATCGCACGATTATGAACCAGAGGTAAGAGTTGGAGTTGCCCTAAACGACGAAAGCGGTTGCGATCGCAAATCCAGGGCTTATATCAATTCCGGTGCAGCCGGAATTGATATTACGCATTACAGTGCTGCCGCCGTCTTAGTGTTATCCTTAACCGCCTAGAGGTATCTTGTACTGTCTTCCCTCTTCCTTCTTCCTTCTTCCTTCTTCCCTCTTCCTTCTTCCTTCTTCCCTCTGCTAAGCAATTTAGCTTAGTCTTTTTAGGTCAAATAGACAATGTATTGAAGAGAAAGTAGAAAGACAATGAATAAAGCAACAGAAAAGGAGATGATACATCATGTCCACCAAAAGCCACATCCTCCCGCTGCAAGAAGTAATCAGCAAAATTTTAACATCCCGCCAAGTTACAGGCATAGACTTCAACCTCTTGAGCTTAGCGTTGCTATCAGATATCCTTGACGACGAAGAGAAAAACTCAGTTCACAGAGTATTTTATGCTTTGCGGAGAGATTGGTTAATTTTAATTGATATCTCAGATGAACAACTGAAGTCTATCAAGTCTTGGCTTCAAACTAATGTATTTGCTAAAGCCTAGTTTTTGACCAATTCTAATTGACAATTCCTGTAACTTTAGAATGAAGAATCAAAAATTCTGATGAATTTTTGATTCTTCGTTTTTCATTTTTCATTTTTCATTTAAAGTAAATTTGCTTCTTGAGAGGCAGCTATAGCCCGGGATCTCGCCGCAGCTATCTAGGTTCGATCCTCCTGCTATGGTTAGGGGGCTGATGGGGGTGATTCCTCAGTGCTATTGTCCCCTAGCCCATTGGACTATGCCAGCAGTATAATAGTCTGTGCTCTGAAAATGTTGCTTTGTTCGGGTCGATTGCTCCTAAAACACGACGATCGCGATCGCCAATGATAGTGTATAAATATAGGGTGCGATTCGTTTCCTCGAAACAGTAGAAATACTCAGGGATTAAAGGCTAAGTTCATAAAATTTTGCTAACTTAGCAAGCGATCGGCACGACCTACCAAGCCCTGAGATTTATAAAGATTTGTAAAAAAAGAAGCCTCCGATGGAAACGTGAGTTTTAATCCAGCCAACACCATAACATAAGGAGATTTAAAGATGTCGTTTAACATAAATGAACTCGCAGAAGGGGGAAGGGGCATAAAACTCATGTGGCAGCTAGCAGATGAGCTAAGTTATACGCGCACTGCGGCTAGTCGAAATTGTTTGATGATTACAAAAACTTATGAAGAAATAATTTCTTCGCCCCCAAATATCGAAAAAGGGAATATTTTAGAGCGGTTGATTGAGTTTCTCTACCCCTGGAACCCCTTAAAAGACAAAGAGAATAGCGAACTGGGTGGCGACTTACTTATAAAAAAAATTCGCCTCCAAGTCAAGACTGAGCTGAGTGCTTTAAATGAAGTTTTGCAGTGGTACGATCAGTTAGGTAAATTACCAATTCCTAAATTAGTTTGGTGGAAGTGCCAGCTAGCTTTAGCAGAAGGTTTTACTAATGCGGTACGTCATGCTCATCGGGGTATGCCTTTGGAAACTCCTATCAAACTGGAAATCTGGGTATTTAAGGGACGGTTAGAAATCAGAATTTGGGATTGTGGACAGCCTTTTGATTTGGAGGCTAGGGTGAGAGAAATTAGGGAAAGAGAGCAAATAAGTTGCTTTGAATCTGAAGGTTTAATCGGCGAGCTGCTGGTGCCGAGCACGGTAGAAAATTAAAATTGTCAGGTTTAAAAATTGCCAAAACCATCCCATTTTGGAAAAAGACCTAATCCCCAGTCCCCTCTCCACCTCTCCCTACCCTCTCCTCAAAGGAGAAGGAATAAGAAATAATTTTTTTTGGGAGGGGATTTTTTTACTTCTACTGATTCTCCTGAATTAAATCTACGATTAAATCAAAACGAAAATTATTTACTAAATGTTCGAGAGCGCTAATAATCTGTGGGTATTCCTCTCTAACTTGATTTAACAAGATAAAAATCTGCTTTTCATCGAGTTCCGTAGCCGCTTGTTGTAGTTCTGCTGTCCAATTTTTCGGCATTAATGCCATCGCTTCCATCGTCAAAACTTCTCCAATTTCTGAAATAAGTTGTCCTGACAAAAGCATATCGTTCGATTCTGGATGCTCTTGATAGAGATAGCTCACTTCCAGGTGTTTTGCCATCATTTCTAAGATAGCTTCATCTCGGAAAGGCTTGCGAACAAAATCGTCACAACCTGCGGACAAAACCTGAGAACGCTCCTCTTCAAAAGCGCTGGCTGTAATCCCAATAATTACTGTTTTCTGACCTCTTAAATGCTCTTTATCTTTAATGTATTTGGTAGCTTCGTAGCCGTCCATCACGGGCATTCTCATATCCATCCAGATCAAATGCGGCTCCCAATTCGACCATAACTCAATAGCTTCTCGACCATTTTCTGCTTCGCACACCTCGAAACCAATGGCTCTGATTAAAGCAACTAATAGTAGGCGATTTTCATAACGATCTTCAACTACTAAAATCCGATAATTAGGCTGGTTTGGCGCTAAACCAATGACTTTTTGCTGGGGTTGAGAAGTTTGAATGTCTCTCGCTTCTACCATTATAACTGGGATATCAAATGTAAATGCTGTTCCCCATTTGAGAATACTCCTAACAGCGATATCTCCTCCCATTAGTTGCACAAATTTCTGGCTGATAGGTAAACCTAATCCACTTCCTTGTTGAGATTTCCTACCTGTTTCTGTTTGGGTGAAAGCTTCAAATAGTTGGTTGATTTCTTCTGGGGAAATGCCAGGGCCCGTGTCTTTAACTTCAAACTGAAGGCATAAGGA contains:
- the miaB gene encoding tRNA (N6-isopentenyl adenosine(37)-C2)-methylthiotransferase MiaB, whose product is MTATPRRYHITTFGCQMNKADSERMAGILEDMGFEWSEDPNEASLILYNTCSIRDSAEHKVYSYLGRQAGRKRVEPELTLIVAGCVAQQEGEALLRRVPELDLVMGPQHANRLQDLLEQVFDGNQVVATDAVHIMEDITKPRRDSKVTAWVNVIYGCNERCTYCVVPNVRGIEQSRTPKAIRAEMEELGRQGYKEVTLLGQNIDAYGRDLPGTKPDGSNQYTLTDLLYYVSDVPGIERIRFATSHPRYFTERLIKACAELPQVCEHFHIPFQSGDNDILKAMARGYTQEKYRRIIETIRQYMPDASISADAIVGFPGESEAQFEKTLNLVVDMRFDLVNTAAYSPRPGTPAALWDTQLSEEVKADRLQRLNHVVTQTAMERSQRYLGRIEEVLVEDQNQKDATQVMGRGRGNRLTFLRGNIEELRGQLVQVKITDVRAFSLTGDLWYNGSVS
- a CDS encoding group II intron maturase-specific domain-containing protein, with protein sequence MASTKVKTHLAKIAEVIDTHKTPPQAALISKLNPIIRGWSNYYSTVVSKDTFSKVDDLTWQKLRAWARKRGKGNINKVELSRSRMMRKYHVRF
- a CDS encoding ATP-binding protein, which translates into the protein MSFNINELAEGGRGIKLMWQLADELSYTRTAASRNCLMITKTYEEIISSPPNIEKGNILERLIEFLYPWNPLKDKENSELGGDLLIKKIRLQVKTELSALNEVLQWYDQLGKLPIPKLVWWKCQLALAEGFTNAVRHAHRGMPLETPIKLEIWVFKGRLEIRIWDCGQPFDLEARVREIREREQISCFESEGLIGELLVPSTVEN